In the Pseudomonas sp. ADAK2 genome, one interval contains:
- a CDS encoding TolC family outer membrane protein: MLRKLSLALAVSCASNGMAWAAEAPLSTKTDLVSVYQEAVDNNADLAAARAQYGAQKEVVPQARAGLLPNLSGGANLSSVRTQIDQPSATANRNAHSYQATLAQPLFRADRWFQFQAAKDVNEQASLQLSATEQNLILQSAESYFNVLRSQDNLASTKAEEAAFKRQLDQSNERFDVGLSDKTDVLQSQASYDTARANRILAQRQVDDAFEALITLTNRQYNAIQGIVHTLPILPPAPNDAKAWVDTAAKQNLNLLASNYAVSAAEETLKQRKAGHAPTLDAVAKYEKGDNDALGFSNPNAFGQPYGGNVEQTTVGLQVNIPIYSGGLINSQVRESYARLDQSEQQRESLRRQVVENTRNLHRAVNTDVEQVQARKQSIISNQSAVEATEIGYQVGTRNIVDVLDAQRQLYTSVRNYNNTRYDYILDNLRLKQAAGTLNPGDLQDLSRYLKADYNPDKDFLPPDLAKAAAEQLKARPGQ, translated from the coding sequence ATGCTGCGCAAACTCTCACTGGCCCTTGCCGTGTCTTGTGCTTCCAATGGAATGGCCTGGGCCGCAGAAGCGCCCTTATCCACCAAGACCGACCTGGTCAGCGTCTATCAGGAAGCGGTGGATAACAACGCTGACCTGGCGGCCGCCCGTGCCCAGTACGGCGCCCAGAAAGAAGTCGTACCCCAGGCCCGCGCCGGCCTGCTGCCGAACCTGTCGGGCGGGGCCAACTTGAGTTCCGTGCGCACCCAGATCGATCAGCCGTCGGCGACCGCCAACCGCAATGCCCATTCCTATCAGGCGACTTTGGCCCAGCCACTGTTCCGCGCCGATCGCTGGTTCCAGTTCCAGGCCGCCAAGGACGTCAACGAGCAAGCCTCGCTGCAACTGTCGGCCACCGAACAGAACCTGATCCTGCAATCGGCAGAAAGCTATTTCAACGTGCTGCGTAGCCAGGACAACCTGGCTTCGACCAAGGCCGAAGAAGCCGCGTTCAAACGCCAGCTCGACCAGTCCAACGAGCGCTTCGATGTCGGCCTGTCGGACAAGACCGACGTGCTGCAATCCCAGGCCAGCTACGACACCGCGCGGGCCAATCGAATCCTCGCCCAGCGTCAGGTGGATGATGCATTCGAAGCCTTGATCACCCTGACCAACCGTCAGTACAACGCGATCCAGGGCATCGTCCACACCTTGCCGATCCTGCCGCCAGCGCCGAATGACGCCAAGGCCTGGGTCGACACCGCCGCCAAACAGAACCTGAATCTGCTGGCCAGCAACTACGCGGTCAGCGCCGCCGAAGAAACCCTCAAGCAACGCAAGGCCGGCCACGCGCCGACCCTCGATGCGGTGGCCAAATACGAAAAGGGTGACAACGACGCGCTGGGTTTCAGTAACCCGAACGCCTTCGGCCAGCCTTACGGCGGCAACGTCGAGCAAACCACCGTCGGCTTGCAAGTGAACATCCCGATCTACAGCGGTGGCCTGATCAACTCCCAGGTGCGCGAGTCCTACGCACGCCTTGACCAGTCCGAGCAGCAACGCGAATCCCTGCGCCGGCAAGTGGTGGAAAACACCCGCAACCTGCACCGCGCGGTGAACACCGACGTCGAGCAGGTGCAGGCGCGCAAGCAGTCGATCATCTCCAACCAGAGCGCGGTGGAAGCCACCGAGATCGGCTATCAGGTGGGGACGCGCAACATCGTTGACGTGCTTGATGCCCAGCGTCAGCTGTACACCTCGGTGCGCAACTACAACAACACCCGCTACGACTACATCCTCGACAACCTGCGCTTGAAGCAAGCGGCGGGCACATTGAACCCGGGGGATTTGCAGGATTTGTCGCGCTATCTCAAGGCTGACTACAACCCGGATAAAGACTTCCTGCCGCCGGACCTGGCCAAAGCTGCGGCCGAGCAATTGAAGGCCCGGCCGGGTCAATAG
- the waaA gene encoding lipid IV(A) 3-deoxy-D-manno-octulosonic acid transferase → MNRTLYTALFYLGLPLVAIRLWLRSRKAPAYAKRIGERFSYGLPAMKPGGIWVHAVSVGESIAAAPMIRALLQRYPTLPITVTCMTPTGSERIHALFADEPRIQHCYLPYDLPCAAARFLDRVQPKLAVIMETELWPNHIHQCAKRGIPVALANARLSERSAKGYGRFHKLTGPMLAEMSLFAVQTEAEAERFRSLGARAETVEVTGSIKFDLTIDPQLLQGAAELRGQWQALERPVWIAASTHEGEDEVVLAAHRQLLASHPDTLLILVPRHPERFNSVFELCQQQGFATVRRSTGESVTTDTSVLLGDTMGELLFLYALADSAFVGGSLVPNGGHNLLEPAALAKPVLSGPHLFNFLEIAAQLRSAGALREVEDAEGLALAVQQLFELPRDAQRMAEAGLKVMRTNQGALQRLLGGLGRLINR, encoded by the coding sequence CCAAGCGCATTGGCGAGCGCTTTTCCTATGGGTTGCCCGCGATGAAACCGGGCGGCATTTGGGTACACGCCGTGTCTGTAGGCGAAAGCATTGCGGCGGCGCCGATGATTCGCGCCTTGCTGCAACGTTATCCCACGCTGCCGATCACCGTGACCTGCATGACCCCGACCGGCTCGGAGCGCATCCACGCTTTGTTCGCCGATGAGCCGCGCATCCAGCACTGCTATTTGCCCTACGACTTGCCATGCGCTGCCGCGCGGTTTCTTGATCGGGTCCAGCCGAAACTGGCGGTGATCATGGAAACCGAGCTGTGGCCCAACCACATCCATCAGTGCGCCAAGCGCGGGATTCCCGTGGCGCTGGCCAATGCGCGATTGTCCGAGCGTTCGGCCAAGGGCTATGGCCGCTTCCATAAACTGACCGGGCCGATGCTCGCCGAGATGAGCCTGTTCGCGGTGCAGACCGAGGCTGAGGCCGAGCGTTTCCGCTCACTGGGCGCACGTGCGGAAACCGTCGAAGTCACCGGCTCGATCAAGTTCGACCTGACCATCGACCCACAACTGCTCCAGGGCGCCGCCGAGTTGCGCGGGCAGTGGCAGGCGTTGGAGCGTCCGGTGTGGATCGCCGCGAGTACCCACGAAGGTGAAGACGAAGTGGTGCTGGCGGCCCATCGTCAGTTGCTGGCCAGTCATCCCGATACGTTGCTGATCCTGGTGCCGCGTCATCCGGAGCGTTTCAATTCGGTGTTCGAGTTGTGCCAGCAGCAGGGCTTTGCCACGGTACGGCGTTCCACGGGGGAGTCGGTCACCACCGATACCTCGGTGCTGCTGGGCGACACCATGGGCGAGTTGCTGTTTCTCTATGCCTTGGCCGACAGCGCGTTTGTCGGCGGCAGCCTGGTGCCGAATGGCGGGCATAACCTGCTGGAGCCGGCGGCATTGGCCAAGCCTGTGTTGAGCGGCCCGCACCTGTTCAACTTCCTCGAAATCGCCGCGCAGTTGCGCAGTGCCGGGGCGTTGCGGGAAGTGGAGGATGCCGAAGGGCTGGCGCTGGCCGTGCAGCAGTTATTCGAACTGCCGCGAGATGCGCAGCGCATGGCCGAGGCGGGGTTGAAGGTGATGCGCACCAATCAGGGCGCGTTGCAGCGATTGTTGGGTGGTCTTGGACGATTGATCAACCGCTAA